One genomic region from Thalassotalea sp. PS06 encodes:
- a CDS encoding immunity protein Tsi6 family protein, with the protein MDQNQIKLDVCMKALQATEAKLKSRNALCGMYESVKNQLVFLIDYFDGNHTDLNRFKELSLGTIAVREVEDSDPEYAHLLKCAYYVAYQTMNRKRLSAEFINENT; encoded by the coding sequence ATGGATCAGAATCAGATAAAGTTAGATGTTTGTATGAAGGCGTTGCAGGCAACGGAAGCAAAACTCAAGAGCCGTAATGCTCTGTGTGGAATGTACGAGTCTGTAAAGAATCAACTGGTTTTTCTAATTGACTATTTTGATGGCAACCATACCGATTTAAATCGTTTCAAAGAGCTGAGTTTAGGTACTATTGCAGTTCGTGAAGTAGAAGATTCAGATCCAGAGTATGCTCACTTATTAAAATGTGCTTATTACGTCGCGTACCAAACAATGAACCGCAAAAGGCTTTCAGCAGAGTTCATCAATGAAAACACATAA
- a CDS encoding ABC transporter permease, which yields MLLANYFQTGWRNLLKNKLFSMINIVGLAIGLAACALILMFVKHETSYDSFWANAETIHRSHITFAIPGRDPMHAVSSPGPLIHALKKDFPQIEAASRIAGWGPTIKHNGQVFVEPIKMVDGDFTDIFDIDVIAGDLEQSLSDNSSIVLSETVAKKYFGDSDPLGQVLALDFNFYKKDFKVGAVIADSPRNSQIELPAMILIDETAWESQNYMFNAWFSVNSQLYFKTKQATDLALINSQLDDFANRNFPQMPIGGDDAKASDFIKLSAMNIQDLHLNAIGFGEMRPQGSKTTVITFSAIAVLILLIACINFMNLSTAHAAKRAKEVSLRKVLGATRGNLITQFLGESVLMTLISVLLAFAMVELALPFYNETLNQELVVNYDINTIATLLGLAVSVGVLSGLYPAFILSGFRPATVLKANKSAETGASLKLRAALVIFQFAVSIGLFISTSVVYSQMQYAMEMDAGFNKENMMVIHRINREEAGNKRDVLLQEIEKHPQVTSVTFSSETPGNANENNTSMRTPEMAEEDALIMGQRSVGYNFFKTYEINLVAGRAYDKNRNDVGPSTEELREGATHPGSIVINESALRRFGFADAESALGKTLITGRGDPGEELYVNLTIIGVVEDIHFSSLHSTIRPEVYPLGLDFVNSISVRFNGSPEQLKTDVENLWRQEIPGIPFAHSFVEDDIAELYQAEQGEATMFATFSALAILVASLGLFGLASFTADRRTKEIGVRKVMGAGVFDIVKMLMWQFSKPVMIASLIAWPVAFYFMSDWLEAFVYRIDTSLIIAMCAVAALFALCIAWITVASNSIRVARANPIKALRYE from the coding sequence ATGTTATTAGCAAATTACTTTCAAACAGGCTGGCGTAACCTGCTTAAAAACAAGCTGTTTTCAATGATTAACATTGTCGGCCTGGCCATTGGCTTAGCCGCATGTGCACTGATCCTGATGTTTGTAAAGCACGAAACCAGCTACGATAGTTTCTGGGCAAATGCCGAGACCATTCATCGTTCTCACATTACCTTTGCCATTCCAGGCCGGGATCCTATGCATGCGGTATCCTCACCTGGGCCATTGATTCACGCCCTGAAAAAGGACTTCCCGCAGATCGAAGCTGCTTCGCGAATTGCAGGCTGGGGACCAACCATTAAACACAATGGCCAGGTATTTGTTGAACCCATTAAAATGGTGGATGGCGACTTTACCGATATCTTCGACATTGACGTTATCGCCGGCGATTTAGAGCAGTCCTTAAGTGACAACTCATCAATTGTACTTAGCGAAACCGTCGCCAAAAAATACTTTGGAGATAGTGACCCGTTAGGTCAGGTATTGGCGCTGGATTTCAACTTCTACAAAAAAGATTTCAAGGTTGGCGCTGTGATCGCTGATAGCCCGAGAAACAGCCAAATAGAATTACCCGCGATGATCCTAATCGATGAAACTGCGTGGGAAAGCCAGAATTACATGTTCAACGCCTGGTTCTCGGTTAATTCGCAGCTTTATTTTAAAACTAAGCAAGCAACGGATCTTGCGCTCATTAACTCGCAGCTAGATGACTTTGCTAACCGCAACTTCCCACAGATGCCAATTGGTGGTGATGACGCTAAAGCTTCAGACTTTATCAAACTGTCGGCAATGAACATTCAGGATCTCCACCTGAATGCCATTGGATTTGGCGAAATGCGTCCACAAGGCAGCAAAACGACGGTAATTACCTTCTCGGCGATTGCGGTTTTAATCTTGCTTATTGCCTGTATTAACTTCATGAACCTTTCGACTGCACATGCAGCCAAACGTGCTAAAGAAGTATCCTTGCGAAAAGTATTGGGTGCAACACGCGGCAACCTGATCACTCAGTTTTTGGGCGAATCAGTATTGATGACATTGATTTCTGTGCTATTGGCATTTGCCATGGTTGAGCTTGCGCTACCGTTTTATAACGAAACACTGAATCAGGAACTTGTTGTAAATTATGACATTAACACCATAGCGACCTTACTTGGCTTAGCGGTTAGTGTTGGTGTATTAAGCGGACTGTATCCAGCGTTTATCCTATCGGGCTTTCGCCCTGCCACTGTGCTTAAAGCCAACAAATCGGCAGAAACTGGTGCATCCTTAAAGCTTCGTGCTGCACTAGTTATCTTTCAGTTTGCGGTTTCTATCGGCCTGTTTATTTCCACCAGTGTGGTATATAGCCAGATGCAGTATGCGATGGAAATGGATGCTGGTTTTAATAAAGAAAATATGATGGTAATTCACCGTATCAATCGTGAAGAAGCAGGAAACAAGCGTGACGTATTGTTACAGGAGATTGAGAAGCACCCGCAAGTTACCAGCGTAACCTTCTCTAGCGAAACGCCGGGCAATGCCAATGAAAACAATACATCCATGCGCACGCCGGAAATGGCCGAAGAAGATGCATTGATTATGGGTCAACGCAGTGTCGGTTATAACTTTTTCAAAACCTACGAGATTAACCTGGTTGCCGGTCGAGCCTATGATAAAAATCGCAACGACGTTGGACCATCAACCGAAGAACTGCGCGAAGGTGCAACCCACCCGGGCAGCATTGTTATCAATGAATCTGCACTACGTCGCTTTGGTTTTGCAGACGCTGAAAGTGCCCTGGGTAAAACTCTGATTACTGGCCGTGGCGATCCGGGTGAAGAGCTTTACGTTAACCTGACCATTATCGGTGTTGTCGAAGATATCCATTTCAGCAGTTTGCATTCGACCATACGCCCTGAGGTATACCCACTTGGGTTGGATTTCGTCAACAGCATCAGCGTGCGCTTTAATGGTTCGCCAGAGCAACTAAAAACCGATGTTGAAAACCTATGGCGTCAGGAGATCCCTGGAATTCCATTCGCCCATAGCTTTGTCGAAGATGATATCGCTGAGCTTTATCAGGCAGAACAAGGTGAAGCAACCATGTTCGCCACCTTCTCTGCATTAGCCATTTTGGTTGCATCATTAGGATTGTTTGGTCTGGCAAGCTTTACCGCAGATCGACGTACCAAAGAAATTGGGGTCCGCAAAGTAATGGGCGCTGGTGTATTCGATATTGTGAAGATGTTGATGTGGCAATTTAGTAAGCCAGTCATGATCGCAAGCTTAATTGCCTGGCCAGTAGCTTTCTACTTTATGAGCGATTGGTTGGAAGCCTTCGTATATCGTATCGATACCAGCTTGATCATCGCTATGTGTGCGGTCGCTGCCCTATTCGCTCTGTGTATTGCCTGGATAACCGTTGCCAGCAACTCCATTCGTGTTGCCCGTGCCAACCCTATCAAGGCACTACGATACGAATAA
- the lysC gene encoding lysine-sensitive aspartokinase 3, with protein MMLTVAKFGGTSVANFDAMVRCANIIKNRADIRVVVVSASAGVTNHLVTLSQQSLSGVEQQAIIDEIATIQYAITECLFDKDEANQEVNEILAQLTQLVAEQNTLQTAKTADAILSCGEQMSSRLFARVLRQLECQGAYFDVRDVMTTNSLFGKAVVDTQALKMNCQQLLSPQLQDVVTVTQGFIGRDGLGSTTTLGRGGSDYSAALLAEAINADDLQIWTDVVGIFTTDPRIAKSAHAIDEISFGEAAEMATFGAKILHPATLIPAIRSSIPVFVGSSREPDVGGTRIMETVSSKPTYRSIALRRQQTLVTVKSPAMLHASGFLAKVFAILASHELSVDLITTSEISVALTFDNPPGSTQAVITEKVVEELEQLCEVQVENNLSLVAVIGNGLLRSQGVGTQVFDAIPEANVRMICHGASDNNLCFLVPEQEGEQVVQTLHDNFFV; from the coding sequence ATCATGTTAACTGTGGCCAAATTCGGTGGTACCAGTGTCGCTAATTTCGATGCCATGGTCCGTTGTGCCAATATCATAAAAAATCGCGCCGACATTCGTGTTGTTGTGGTATCGGCCAGTGCCGGTGTTACCAATCATTTGGTAACCTTGTCTCAGCAGTCGTTATCCGGTGTTGAACAACAGGCGATTATCGATGAAATCGCAACGATTCAATATGCCATTACTGAATGCCTATTTGATAAAGACGAAGCGAACCAAGAAGTTAACGAAATTCTTGCGCAGTTAACGCAATTGGTAGCCGAGCAAAATACCTTACAGACGGCAAAAACTGCCGATGCGATTTTATCCTGTGGTGAACAGATGAGCTCGCGTTTGTTTGCTCGGGTATTGCGTCAGCTAGAATGCCAGGGTGCATACTTTGATGTTCGCGATGTGATGACAACCAACAGTTTATTCGGTAAGGCCGTGGTCGATACCCAGGCATTAAAGATGAACTGCCAGCAGTTATTGAGCCCGCAATTACAAGATGTGGTTACGGTAACCCAAGGCTTTATTGGCCGTGACGGGTTAGGCAGTACTACAACGCTAGGCCGCGGTGGTTCCGATTACAGCGCGGCACTGCTAGCTGAAGCGATAAACGCCGATGACTTGCAAATATGGACGGATGTTGTCGGTATCTTTACTACCGATCCGCGTATTGCTAAAAGTGCCCATGCCATTGATGAAATCAGTTTTGGTGAAGCCGCAGAGATGGCCACCTTTGGTGCTAAAATACTGCATCCAGCAACCTTGATCCCGGCAATCCGCAGCTCTATCCCAGTTTTTGTTGGCTCAAGCCGCGAGCCGGATGTCGGCGGTACGCGGATTATGGAAACGGTTTCTTCAAAACCTACCTATCGCTCGATTGCCCTGCGTCGCCAGCAAACCTTAGTGACGGTGAAAAGCCCGGCGATGTTACATGCCAGTGGTTTTCTGGCCAAGGTATTCGCAATCCTTGCCAGTCATGAGCTAAGTGTCGATTTGATCACCACGTCAGAAATCAGTGTTGCATTAACCTTTGATAATCCTCCGGGTTCAACTCAAGCAGTTATTACAGAAAAAGTGGTAGAAGAGTTAGAACAGCTTTGTGAAGTGCAGGTTGAGAACAACTTGTCATTGGTTGCCGTTATCGGTAACGGATTATTGCGTAGCCAGGGGGTTGGTACGCAAGTGTTTGACGCCATTCCTGAGGCAAATGTGCGAATGATTTGTCACGGCGCCAGTGATAATAACTTATGTTTTCTGGTACCTGAGCAGGAAGGGGAGCAGGTTGTACAGACGTTGCATGATAACTTTTTCGTTTAA
- a CDS encoding efflux RND transporter periplasmic adaptor subunit — MDRKIERKTFPWKNAALVILAIAAVTIVGRLYSAQQDGKALAVSPQNLTISTVKNGTFEDYIPVRSKVTPLRTVYLDAIEGGRVEQVLIEDGTIVEPGQPIVKLSNTQLQLDVMRNEAAVTEQLNNMRSIELSLEQNKLSHKRNLIEIDYQIKRLTRQVERERVVYQQGSISDSALKENEDLLEYYRQRKVVTLESQKTDTRLQEQQLAFLQETGNRLNDSLKFARKNMDNLNMTAPVAGKLSGFDIEIGQSIERGERIGQIDDPSSFKLQASIDEFYLERIDLGQQATITRNRNDYTLRVSKIYPQVNNGQFRIDLVFAEQQPKGIRRGQTLQTKLTLGDPAEVALIPNGAFYQDSGGHWVFVVSEDGSSAIRRNVRLGRRNNRFIEILDGLEVNEKVITSPYASFIDMDRLNLKS; from the coding sequence ATGGATAGAAAAATAGAACGTAAAACCTTTCCTTGGAAGAACGCTGCATTAGTGATCCTGGCGATTGCCGCTGTCACTATCGTTGGTCGCCTTTACTCCGCACAACAAGATGGCAAAGCTCTGGCGGTAAGCCCGCAAAATCTCACCATATCTACCGTCAAGAACGGTACTTTCGAAGACTACATTCCGGTTCGAAGCAAAGTCACCCCGCTTCGCACCGTTTACCTTGATGCGATTGAAGGTGGCCGAGTTGAACAGGTGTTGATTGAAGATGGCACCATCGTAGAACCTGGTCAGCCAATTGTTAAGTTAAGCAATACGCAGCTGCAACTGGATGTTATGCGCAATGAAGCGGCGGTAACTGAGCAGCTAAACAACATGCGTAGCATCGAGCTTTCATTAGAGCAGAACAAACTGAGCCACAAACGCAATCTCATTGAAATCGATTATCAGATCAAACGCCTGACTCGTCAGGTTGAAAGAGAGCGCGTGGTTTATCAACAAGGCAGTATTTCCGATAGCGCCCTGAAAGAGAATGAAGATCTGCTCGAATATTATCGGCAACGTAAAGTTGTAACGCTTGAGAGTCAGAAAACCGATACGCGATTGCAGGAACAGCAGTTGGCGTTTTTGCAGGAAACCGGCAATCGCTTAAACGATAGCCTCAAGTTTGCCCGCAAGAACATGGACAACCTGAACATGACAGCACCTGTAGCTGGTAAGTTGTCCGGGTTTGATATTGAGATTGGCCAATCCATAGAACGTGGCGAACGCATCGGTCAGATTGACGATCCCAGCAGCTTTAAATTGCAGGCGTCCATCGATGAGTTCTACCTGGAGCGCATTGATCTAGGCCAGCAAGCGACCATTACCCGCAATCGTAATGACTATACCCTTCGCGTTTCTAAAATCTATCCGCAGGTGAATAACGGCCAATTCCGCATCGATCTAGTGTTTGCAGAGCAACAACCTAAAGGCATACGCCGTGGCCAGACACTACAAACCAAATTAACCCTGGGCGATCCGGCAGAAGTTGCCTTGATCCCGAACGGCGCTTTTTATCAAGACAGCGGCGGACACTGGGTATTTGTCGTTAGCGAAGATGGTAGCAGTGCGATTCGTCGCAACGTTCGCTTAGGAAGAAGAAATAACCGCTTTATCGAAATATTGGACGGCCTGGAAGTGAATGAAAAAGTTATCACGTCACCCTATGCCAGTTTCATCGATATGGACCGACTAAACCTGAAATCATAA
- the elyC gene encoding envelope biogenesis factor ElyC codes for MDFFILKKIIGSLLMPLPIVIILLALGIILFNRKPKLAKGFIVAGTLLLAIISFMPIADKLIVQYEQEFPVFHNQYGEVEYVVVLGCGHTSDARLNPSQELKNCALQRLTEGMRILREQPQAKLITTGFNPYDNVSNATKLKQAAVELGLTPDQIITVSKPRDTADEAMMVAPIVKDSKFVLVTNANHMPRAIQYFIAEGLDPIPAPTGFLVKDPEGTSVWFNFIPDAANISKTERAWHETLGRIWQWLRS; via the coding sequence ATGGATTTCTTCATATTAAAAAAAATCATTGGCAGTTTATTAATGCCCCTGCCCATCGTTATCATCTTGCTCGCTCTGGGGATCATTCTATTTAATCGAAAGCCTAAGCTGGCGAAAGGCTTCATTGTTGCAGGTACCTTGTTGTTAGCCATCATTTCATTTATGCCTATCGCCGATAAATTGATTGTCCAGTATGAACAGGAATTTCCGGTTTTTCATAATCAGTATGGTGAAGTCGAATACGTCGTCGTACTTGGCTGCGGCCATACGTCTGATGCCCGCCTTAATCCTTCACAGGAATTAAAAAACTGCGCCTTACAACGATTGACGGAAGGTATGCGCATTCTTCGAGAGCAACCCCAGGCAAAATTAATCACAACCGGTTTTAATCCTTACGATAATGTCTCTAATGCCACTAAACTCAAACAGGCCGCTGTAGAGCTTGGTTTAACACCAGATCAGATAATTACCGTATCTAAACCCCGGGATACCGCCGACGAAGCCATGATGGTAGCTCCCATCGTGAAAGACAGTAAATTCGTATTGGTAACCAATGCCAACCATATGCCTCGCGCCATCCAGTATTTCATCGCTGAAGGTCTTGATCCTATCCCGGCTCCCACAGGCTTTCTGGTTAAAGACCCAGAAGGCACCAGTGTCTGGTTTAACTTTATTCCGGATGCCGCGAACATTTCTAAAACCGAACGCGCCTGGCATGAGACGTTAGGCAGAATATGGCAATGGCTCCGCAGTTAA
- a CDS encoding class I SAM-dependent methyltransferase yields the protein MQHWDAYWKCGFVTSFGNAFSDNYEGAFLDFWHSTFSSLPKKSNVLDIATGNASLPLIGINISHDLQLEHTFTGTDLASVDVSLIESKLQDLPDYTKDAFNILPGVCSTKLPFADQSFDCVTSQYGFEYSNQAKTIEQISRVCKVDGEVVLVTHHAESVILQRNNKTIQLLNKILSNSGLLSIITKLVKQLGDGAPLHDDKSEKLRNKLNQKIRSLEAEDKTSYFDTNVQDLISGLFQKGSGLPAKTKLAKIEEFKIEARAHLQRLADLKKAALNSKNLELLEAQAKQAGLVLHSIEELIGDKNNLLAWIVKFKKVS from the coding sequence ATGCAGCATTGGGATGCATATTGGAAGTGCGGTTTTGTTACATCATTCGGTAACGCATTTTCAGACAATTATGAAGGAGCCTTTTTAGATTTCTGGCACTCGACGTTTTCGTCACTGCCAAAGAAGTCAAACGTGCTCGACATTGCCACCGGCAATGCCTCTTTGCCTCTGATAGGCATCAATATTTCACACGATTTGCAATTAGAACATACTTTCACTGGAACCGATTTGGCCTCCGTTGATGTATCGTTAATTGAATCTAAGTTGCAGGACTTACCGGATTACACCAAAGACGCCTTTAATATCCTGCCCGGTGTTTGTTCCACCAAGCTCCCTTTTGCCGACCAAAGCTTTGACTGTGTTACGTCTCAATACGGGTTTGAATACAGTAATCAGGCAAAAACCATCGAGCAAATATCCAGGGTATGCAAGGTGGATGGTGAGGTTGTACTAGTAACCCACCATGCCGAATCGGTAATTTTGCAACGTAACAATAAAACCATTCAATTGTTAAATAAGATCCTCAGTAATTCTGGCTTGCTATCAATCATCACCAAACTGGTAAAACAACTAGGTGACGGCGCCCCGCTTCACGACGATAAAAGTGAAAAGTTGCGAAACAAGTTAAATCAGAAAATCCGCAGCCTTGAGGCAGAAGATAAAACCAGCTATTTCGACACCAATGTACAGGATTTGATATCTGGACTTTTTCAAAAAGGTAGCGGATTGCCAGCAAAGACTAAGCTTGCGAAAATTGAAGAGTTCAAAATTGAAGCCCGGGCGCATTTGCAACGCCTTGCGGACTTAAAGAAAGCAGCACTCAATAGTAAGAATCTGGAACTGTTAGAAGCTCAGGCAAAACAAGCTGGTCTGGTTTTGCACAGTATCGAAGAACTTATCGGCGATAAAAACAATCTTCTCGCCTGGATCGTTAAGTTTAAGAAAGTAAGTTGA
- a CDS encoding serine hydrolase domain-containing protein yields MRIARLIVLIGWVSTFFIGVTGATQTEQSDAVSDLTSEIDRAVAPYVAAGDFMGVVAVQRSEEPPLILSYGLASIELGVPHRPAGRFLIGSISKQFTAVAILLLEQEGRLKTSDLIKLYLPDFKPGEPITIEQLLTHTSGVADVYSLKRFGETGGKGGSFSDVIQDLGEMPLTHPPGSTYAYSNGGYSLLAAIIEHVSGMTYGDYLADRIFKPLGMASTSDDRQVPAVRNRVPGYDPWGRHDLVRTVPMAEAYSKGSGSLWSSAADLLTWNNALHGGRLLSGASYAKLMHDYGHAYGYGVSVFKRFSRDVISHDGRVSGYASDTARYLNEQTTVVILSNVQSVARDDIRRAVAAIVFDELPPKPEVRIFAERPLDPLVDFVGEYSFGPGFKVTILESNGRLLARANQGADSELVPMSDGTWFSRMLYATVRFERGDRGRVNMLVWGRGDQAPIGTRIR; encoded by the coding sequence ATGCGAATTGCCAGGTTGATAGTCTTGATTGGGTGGGTGTCCACTTTCTTCATCGGCGTCACTGGAGCCACACAAACCGAGCAATCGGATGCTGTATCTGATCTGACGTCTGAAATAGACCGTGCTGTGGCTCCGTACGTTGCCGCTGGAGATTTCATGGGCGTAGTTGCCGTTCAGCGCAGCGAAGAGCCCCCTCTGATCCTCTCCTACGGACTTGCCAGTATCGAGCTGGGGGTTCCACACCGGCCAGCAGGAAGATTCTTGATCGGTTCCATATCGAAGCAGTTCACTGCCGTGGCAATCCTGCTTCTTGAGCAGGAAGGCAGACTGAAAACGAGCGACTTGATCAAACTGTACCTCCCTGACTTCAAGCCGGGCGAGCCTATTACGATCGAGCAACTACTGACTCATACATCGGGAGTCGCTGATGTCTATTCACTGAAGCGATTCGGCGAGACTGGAGGGAAAGGTGGATCCTTTTCCGACGTTATCCAAGATCTCGGGGAAATGCCTCTGACACATCCGCCTGGCTCGACCTATGCCTACAGCAATGGCGGCTATTCCCTGCTAGCAGCCATCATCGAACACGTCTCAGGGATGACCTATGGCGACTATCTGGCAGACAGGATCTTCAAGCCACTGGGCATGGCCAGCACGTCTGACGACCGACAGGTTCCGGCCGTGAGAAATCGGGTTCCGGGTTACGATCCGTGGGGTCGACACGATCTGGTCCGTACGGTACCTATGGCCGAAGCGTACAGCAAGGGCTCGGGGTCATTGTGGTCCTCAGCGGCCGATCTGCTAACCTGGAATAACGCCCTGCATGGCGGACGGTTGCTGAGCGGAGCGTCATACGCAAAGCTCATGCATGACTATGGGCACGCGTATGGGTATGGCGTAAGTGTGTTCAAGAGATTTTCACGAGATGTCATCAGTCACGACGGTCGCGTCTCGGGATATGCCAGCGACACTGCCAGATATCTGAATGAACAGACGACTGTCGTGATTTTGAGCAACGTCCAGTCTGTCGCGCGCGACGACATCCGTCGAGCCGTGGCCGCCATCGTTTTCGACGAGTTGCCCCCGAAGCCGGAAGTTCGTATCTTTGCCGAACGACCGCTAGATCCGTTGGTCGACTTTGTGGGGGAATACTCATTCGGCCCTGGATTCAAGGTAACAATTCTGGAATCGAACGGGCGTCTGCTGGCGCGTGCAAACCAAGGCGCTGACTCTGAACTCGTACCGATGTCCGACGGAACATGGTTTTCGCGCATGCTCTATGCGACGGTCCGATTCGAGCGCGGCGACAGAGGGCGAGTGAACATGTTGGTCTGGGGTCGAGGAGATCAAGCACCGATCGGGACACGAATTCGGTGA
- a CDS encoding ABC transporter ATP-binding protein translates to MLALKNLSKRFTTEEVETTALNSISFEIKQGEFVAIMGPSGCGKSTLLNTLGMLDSPSEGHYYFNSEDVAGYSESQLAVIRKQNIGFIFQSFNLIDELNVAENVELALLYHSISKSERKRRVAEVLEKVGISHRAKHMPSQLSGGQQQRVAVARAVVGKQGLILADEPTGNLDSEHGREVMEMLQQLNKEGTTIIMVTHSPEHAEYADRVINLFDGEVVVQDLRAVS, encoded by the coding sequence ATGTTAGCACTTAAAAACCTAAGTAAGAGATTTACCACGGAAGAAGTAGAAACCACGGCGTTAAACAGCATCTCATTCGAGATCAAACAAGGTGAGTTTGTTGCCATCATGGGACCATCCGGTTGTGGTAAGTCTACCCTGCTGAATACTCTTGGCATGTTAGACAGCCCCTCGGAAGGACACTACTACTTCAACTCTGAAGACGTTGCCGGTTACTCCGAAAGCCAGCTTGCGGTGATTCGTAAGCAAAATATTGGCTTTATCTTCCAAAGCTTTAACCTGATTGATGAGCTAAACGTGGCAGAAAACGTTGAGCTTGCCCTGCTCTATCACAGCATTTCAAAAAGTGAACGTAAGCGCCGCGTCGCCGAAGTACTGGAGAAAGTCGGTATTTCCCATCGTGCCAAACATATGCCAAGCCAGCTTTCGGGTGGTCAACAGCAACGTGTCGCGGTTGCCCGTGCGGTAGTCGGCAAACAAGGGCTAATCCTTGCGGATGAGCCAACCGGTAACCTTGATAGTGAACATGGTCGTGAAGTGATGGAGATGCTGCAGCAACTCAACAAAGAAGGCACCACGATAATTATGGTTACCCACTCTCCGGAACACGCCGAATACGCCGATCGCGTCATTAATTTATTTGATGGCGAAGTCGTTGTGCAAGATTTGCGCGCCGTATCCTAA
- a CDS encoding suppressor of fused domain protein → MSLLEDSWEQREEQVYPELFGGTGEGIYPLDASLFKNQFGIDSIDPRWLHFGVFKCAPTSDRKTWVYVTSGMSNTWESDDPQEYSGFGTEFILETNEESDWAINALRSLVAFNILVSVGHYGDKPLVDYGDRIPMKIEPNISSLMVVMPNQFPESFDLTSGKVDILQITGITAQELDYAKENSSEELANKLFESQGSFTLKPDRLSVI, encoded by the coding sequence ATGAGTCTGCTGGAAGATTCGTGGGAACAAAGAGAAGAACAAGTATATCCAGAATTATTTGGCGGTACTGGTGAAGGTATTTACCCGTTAGATGCCTCTCTATTCAAAAATCAATTTGGCATCGACAGCATTGATCCTAGATGGTTACATTTTGGTGTTTTCAAATGTGCTCCAACGAGTGACAGAAAAACTTGGGTTTATGTCACCTCTGGCATGTCTAATACATGGGAATCAGATGACCCGCAAGAGTATTCAGGTTTCGGAACTGAGTTTATTCTCGAAACAAATGAGGAAAGTGATTGGGCTATAAATGCGTTACGTAGTTTAGTAGCTTTCAATATTCTTGTGTCCGTTGGTCATTACGGTGATAAACCTCTAGTTGACTATGGAGACCGTATTCCAATGAAAATTGAGCCGAATATTTCAAGCTTAATGGTTGTAATGCCAAATCAATTCCCTGAATCATTCGACTTAACATCTGGAAAAGTCGATATACTGCAAATTACAGGTATTACAGCTCAAGAATTGGATTACGCAAAAGAGAATAGCTCAGAGGAATTAGCAAATAAGCTATTCGAATCTCAGGGTTCATTTACTTTAAAACCTGATAGGTTAAGTGTAATTTAG